One window of the Eucalyptus grandis isolate ANBG69807.140 chromosome 6, ASM1654582v1, whole genome shotgun sequence genome contains the following:
- the LOC104450074 gene encoding ATP-dependent DNA helicase 2 subunit KU70 isoform X1, with translation MELDPDDVFRDDEDDPDNEALRERASSKELVVYLVDASPKMFSAKCPSEDQKDESHFQIATSCILESLKTQIINRSYDEVAVCFFNTREKKNLQDLNNVFVFNVADREFLDRPTAKFIKEFSRLEEFFMKDIGSQYGIVSGSRENSLYNALWVAQALLRKGSAKTADKRILIFTDEDDPFGNIKGGAKADMTRTTLQRAKDAQDLGISIELLPLSQLDREFNISLFYADLIGLQGENLAQFMPAAGERMEDMKYQLRKRMFKKRIVRKLTFSVANGVSIEVHTYAFIRPTVLGSITWLDSVTNQPIKIERSFICADTGALMQEPPKRFQTYKNQDVKFSVEELSEIKRVSTGQLRLLGFKPLSCLKDYHNLRPSTFIFPSDEEVIGSTRIFIALHRSMIRLKRFAVAFYGTSSHSQLVALVAQEEIIDSGGQVEPPGMHLIYLPYSDDIRHAEELHSTTNASVPQANEDQIKKAAALIKRIDLKDFSVYQFANPALQRHYAVLQALALEEDDLPDIKDETVPDEEGLARPGVVNAIEEFKQSVFGDKYEESDNAGHKKVSEASKKRKALADSAVQKSVQYNWAELADSGKLKDLTVVELKIYLTAHDLPVSGKKEDLIKRILTHMGK, from the exons ATGGAGTTGGACCCAGATGACGTTTTCAGGGACGACGAGGACGATCCCGACAACGAAGCTCTTCGg GAAAGGGCGTCGAGCAAAGAGCTCGTGGTGTACTTGGTCGATGCTTCCCCTAAAATGTTCTCCGCCAAATGCCCTTCC GAAGATCAGAAGGATGAAAGCCACTTTCAGATTGCCACTAGCTGTATACTGGAATCATTGAAGACTCAAATAATTAATAGATCATATGATGAAGTTGCAGTATGCTTTTTTAACACG agagaaaagaagaacttaCAGGATTTAAATAATGTATTTGTGTTTAATGTTGCTGATCGGGAGTTCCTGGACAGGCCAACGGCTAAATTCATAAAGGAATTTTCCCGTTTAGAGG AGTTCTTTATGAAAGATATCGGCAGTCAGTATGGCATTGTGTCTGGATCTCGAGAAAATTCACTTTACAATGCTCTTTGGGTGGCACAAGCTCTTTTACGTAAAGG ATCTGCAAAGACAGCCGATAAACGTATACTTATTTTTACTGATGAGGACGATCCTTTTGGAAACATCAAGGGTGGGGCAAAAGCGGATATGACCAGGACCACTTTGCAGCGTGCCAAA GATGCACAAGATCTTGGAATATCAATTGAACTTCTTCCCTTGAGTCAGCTAGACAGGGAGTTCAATATTTCGCTTTTCTATGCT GATTTGATTGGATTGCAAGGTGAGAATCTTGCTCAATTTATGCCTGCTGCTGGAGAGAG AATGGAAGATATGAAATATCAACTGAGAAAACGTATGTTCAAGAAGCGCATTGTGAGGAAATTAACATTTTCAGTTGCCAACGGAGTGTCCATTGAAGTGCATACGTATGCTTTTATCCGTCCAACAGTTCTAG ggtcAATAACCTGGCTTGATTCAGTCACAAATCAACCCATCAAG ATTGAAAGGTCATTCATCTGTGCTGATACTGGTGCACTGATGCAAGAACCTCCGAAACGTTTTCAAACTTACAAGAA TCAAGATGTCAAGTTTTCAGTGGAGGAACTTTCTGAGATAAAAAGAGTCTCAACTGGACAGCTGCGTCTTCTTGGGTTTAAGCCACTTAGTTGCTTAAAAGATTATCACAACCTGCGGCCGTCTACATTTATTTTCCCCAGTGATGAG GAAGTAATTGGGAGCACTCGAATTTTCATTGCTTTGCACAGATCCATGATACGGCTGAAACG TTTTGCAGTTGCATTCTATGGCACTTCATCTCATTCGCAGTTGGTTGCCCTTGTTGCTCAA gaagaaattattgattCCGGAGGACAGGTTGAGCCACCAGGAATGCATTTGATATATCTTCCATATTCTGATGACATCAGACATGCTGAGGAG CTCCACTCAACTACTAATGCATCCGTGCCTCAAGCAAATGAGGATCAAATTAAGAAGGCTGCTGCTTTAATAAAGCGTATTGACTTGAAGGACTTTTCAGTCTACCAATTTGCAAACCCTG CCTTGCAGAGACATTATGCGGTTTTGCAGGCCCTTGCtcttgaagaagatgacttGCCAGATATCAAAGATGAAACAGTGCCTGATGAGGAAGGCCTGGCTAG GCCAGGAGTTGTTAATGCGATAGAAGAGTTCAAGCAGTCTGTTTTTGGGGATAAGTATGAGGAAAGCGATAATGCTGGCCATAAAAAGGTGAGCGAGGCATCCAAGAAACGAAAAGCCCTTGCAGATAGTGCTGTTCAGAAATCTGTCCAATATAATTG
- the LOC104452054 gene encoding UPF0481 protein At3g47200 yields the protein MCLQELKFLLRFFGAYILSTMAPGDNNNPRSPKWVIEIKNLLDGGLPPDARISWTIGRVPDNWRKVHDTAFHPEMIGIGPIEKWRIRAMDDLKKWFLIRLLGGKLERWRRDGEVSRTTEGERVCNGCEREEDDDGSRMAKAVILDDLVEAMQKLEQKTRACYSESFYNITRENYVKIMVVDGCFVVELLRLNYQRVLFPGMATEDDPIFSNPRILRTVQRDLLLLENQLPFFVLEKLYELINNKNKIDHQQAVPLEVLAVTFFDPLLPQHHAASKLDTNKPKAHLLDVFRSSFLKSVSEKVHEKGKNQVKSWLNPDGSMRGLVRHFASELQEAGMQFKKWKGHDLPDIEFDHGTLQVPQLSINDNTVSVLLNFVAYEMSVKHPEPFFTNYLMFWDSLINSPRDVQIFRKHGIINHLGSETEVVELFMKCREVIYDLNLGYLYNEIKEVNDYCEQFYESKYSVWWRSLIRDRFSSPWTCLSLFAAVILLLLTLLQTFYTVYAYYRPH from the exons ATGTGTCTTCAGGaattaaaatttcttctccGTTTCTTTGGGGCTTACATTCTTTCCACAATGGCTCCGGGCGATAACAACAACCCTCGATCTCCAAAGTGGGTCATCGAAATCAAGAACCTCCTCGACGGAGGGCTCCCTCCCGATGCGAGGATTTCGTGGACCATCGGCAGAGTCCCTGATAACTGGCGTAAAGTTCACGATACCGCATTCCATCCCGAAATGATAGGCATCGGTCCCATCGAAAAGTGGCGAATTCGAGCCATGGACGACCTCAAGAAGTGGTTTCTAATCCGCCTTCTGGGAGGCAAGTTGGAGCGGTGGAGAAGGGACGGAGAAGTGTCGAGGACGACCGAGGGGGAGAGAGTGTGCAATGGCTGTGAAcgtgaagaagacgatgatgGCAGTCGGATGGCGAAAGCTGTGATTTTGGATGACCTTGTGGAAGCCATGCAGAAATTGGAGCAGAAAACGAGGGCCTGTTATTCGGAGAGTTTTTATAATATAACCAGAGAGAACTATGTGAAGATTATGGTGGTCGATGGTTGCTTCGTGGTCGAACTATTGCGCCTTAATTACCAGCGTGTCCTG TTCCCTGGGATGGCAACTGAGGACGATCCGATTTTCAGTAACCCCCGGATTCTTCGAACCGTTCAACGCGACCTCCTATTGCTTGAGAACCAACTGCCGTTCTTCGTTCTCGAGAAACTGTACGAGCTGATCAACAACAAGAACAAGATTGATCATCAACAAGCTGTGCCGCTGGAAGTACTCGCGGTCACCTTCTTCGACCCGCTGTTACCCCAACACCATGCTGCATCTAAGTTGGACACCAACAAACCAAAGGCTCATCTGCTCGATGTTTTCCGCTCTTCCTTCCTCAAATCGGTGAGTGAGAAAGTCCACGAGAAGGGAAAGAATCAAGTCAAGTCGTGGTTGAATCCTGATGGCAGTATGAGGGGCCTCGTCCGACACTTCGCATCGGAGCTCCAAGAGGCGGGTATGCAATTCAAGAAGTGGAAGGGCCACGACTTACCGGACATCGAGTTCGATCATGGCACTCTACAGGTCCCTCAGTTGTCCATCAACGACAATACCGTCTCTGTCCTTTTGAATTTCGTTGCGTATGAAATGAGCGTCAAACACCCTGAGCCCTTCTTCACGAATTACTTAATGTTCTGGGACAGTTTGATCAATAGCCCCAGGGACGTTCAGATTTTCCGCAAGCACGGGATCATCAATCACCTGGGAAGCGAAACGGAGGTGGTGGAACTGTTTATGAAGTGTAGAGAGGTCATTTACGATCTCAATCTGGGCTACTTGTACAACGAAATCAAGGAGGTGAATGATTATTGCGAGCAGTTCTACGAGAGCAAGTACAGCGTCTGGTGGAGAAGCCTCATCCGCGATCGCTTCAGCAGTCCGTGGAcatgcctctctctctttgctgcTGTTATCCTCTTGCTGCTTACCCTCCTCCAGACGTTTTACACCGTGTACGCTTACTATCGGCCGCATTAA